One window from the genome of Paenibacillus azoreducens encodes:
- a CDS encoding NUDIX hydrolase — protein MSNEQALKQYDAKKYRTPDGYTSDIAVFTILSEKAEPFKPPVMDLHIMLIKRSMTDSEGRPNIEAGKWALPGGFVAPEESAFQSAQRELREETGVSQIHLEHFGVYDTPGRDPRGWIISNAHYAIVPEHHLASREANDDASEVELFSVKDVLELDLAFDHAQIIRDAIEVIKQKLLETTAAKEFLPKEFTYSELQAVLLTVTNDSAIALDAAFARKIKSLPFIQEVEGKKTTRTSKKPTQLYRFIEIEVNNSIYHTKKQ, from the coding sequence ATGTCAAATGAACAAGCGCTGAAGCAATACGATGCAAAAAAATATAGGACACCGGACGGATACACCTCGGATATAGCCGTATTTACCATTCTGTCGGAGAAGGCAGAACCGTTCAAACCCCCTGTTATGGATCTTCACATCATGCTGATCAAACGGAGTATGACAGACAGCGAGGGACGCCCCAATATCGAAGCAGGGAAATGGGCGCTGCCGGGAGGTTTTGTTGCTCCGGAGGAGAGCGCTTTTCAATCCGCGCAAAGGGAGCTTCGTGAAGAAACAGGCGTGTCGCAAATTCATCTGGAGCATTTCGGGGTATATGATACTCCGGGACGCGATCCAAGAGGCTGGATTATTTCCAACGCGCATTACGCCATTGTTCCCGAACATCATCTCGCAAGCCGTGAGGCCAATGATGATGCCAGCGAGGTAGAATTGTTTTCCGTGAAGGATGTTCTAGAGCTTGATTTGGCATTCGACCATGCGCAAATCATCCGCGATGCCATCGAAGTTATTAAGCAGAAGCTGTTGGAGACGACGGCAGCCAAAGAATTTTTGCCCAAGGAGTTTACGTATTCCGAGCTGCAGGCGGTGCTGCTCACGGTAACGAACGACTCCGCGATTGCTTTGGACGCCGCTTTTGCCAGAAAAATCAAATCCCTGCCATTCATCCAAGAGGTGGAGGGAAAGAAAACAACCCGCACATCCAAAAAACCGACGCAACTGTACCGATTTATTGAAATTGAAGTGAATAACTCGATCTATCATACCAAGAAGCAGTAA